A stretch of the Halomonas sp. BDJS001 genome encodes the following:
- a CDS encoding c-type cytochrome: protein MKASLFFVIATALLMESATLQAADKLAGETLYADACAQCHGPNAQGMASFPSLSGRDAEYITSRLETYRAGEKVGSNSFLMIPNATDLSDDDIANLAAFLTESDE, encoded by the coding sequence ATGAAGGCATCACTTTTTTTCGTTATTGCGACGGCGCTGCTAATGGAGTCGGCTACTCTGCAGGCGGCAGATAAGTTGGCTGGAGAAACACTCTATGCGGACGCATGCGCTCAGTGTCACGGCCCAAATGCACAAGGGATGGCTAGCTTTCCATCGCTTAGTGGTCGGGACGCGGAGTATATTACTTCTCGCCTTGAAACGTATCGGGCTGGTGAAAAGGTGGGGTCAAACTCCTTTTTGATGATCCCCAACGCCACCGATTTGTCGGATGATGATATTGCTAACCTTGCCGCCTTTCTCACTGAGAGTGACGAGTGA
- a CDS encoding PQQ-dependent sugar dehydrogenase gives MSYKPVLRPLSTFITSAVIIGLPAVATANEPELSQTEVLTGLENPWDMAFLPDGTMFYTERCRGLSVRLPGGEVEHLLGMEGTDEYATTADDLVCEGQAGMNGVAVDPDFDENRTVYVYSASNMSEPRTNRVLRMTVNSEFNEVSDRTDIVEDIPYKPAATDHPFGDAGAHNGGRIRFSPEDGYLYVTTGDNHNSEIPQSPELLGGKVLRIDRDGEAAEGNEPPEGFDPRIYTYGHRNVQGITFHPNTGQPIVTEHGPWHSDEINALVNGGNSGWDPKPNMAGRGDCPDDYCGYEPNQTEGMDPKERAAYMPVTDTETYPDAMKPAWGNDGLSQGISSAEFLTGEQWGNWDGRLIVGFMGIGFGGTSVGQRINLIDIAEDGLSVNDVAEMPLPMGAARFRSIVLGPEGDLYTAVDEGSIYRITPE, from the coding sequence ATGTCCTATAAACCCGTTCTGCGGCCGCTATCTACGTTCATCACTTCTGCGGTGATCATCGGCTTACCTGCCGTTGCGACTGCCAATGAGCCTGAGCTCAGCCAAACTGAGGTGTTAACCGGTCTAGAAAACCCGTGGGATATGGCCTTTTTACCGGATGGGACGATGTTTTACACCGAGCGCTGTCGAGGGCTGTCGGTACGGCTGCCCGGTGGTGAGGTAGAGCACCTGCTAGGCATGGAAGGCACGGACGAGTATGCCACCACCGCCGATGATCTTGTTTGCGAGGGGCAGGCTGGGATGAACGGTGTGGCAGTCGATCCTGATTTTGACGAAAACCGCACGGTCTACGTTTACTCTGCTTCCAACATGTCTGAGCCACGCACCAATCGTGTGCTGCGCATGACGGTAAACAGTGAGTTTAATGAGGTATCGGATCGTACCGATATTGTCGAGGATATTCCGTACAAGCCTGCCGCCACCGACCATCCGTTCGGTGATGCTGGCGCCCATAACGGTGGCCGTATTCGCTTCAGCCCCGAGGATGGCTATCTTTATGTGACTACTGGCGATAACCATAATAGCGAGATTCCTCAGTCGCCGGAGCTGCTAGGGGGAAAAGTTCTGCGTATTGACCGGGATGGCGAGGCTGCCGAGGGTAACGAACCACCAGAGGGCTTCGATCCTCGCATCTATACCTATGGTCACCGTAACGTACAGGGCATTACCTTCCACCCGAACACCGGCCAGCCCATCGTGACGGAACACGGCCCCTGGCATTCGGATGAGATCAATGCGTTGGTCAATGGTGGTAACAGTGGCTGGGATCCGAAACCCAATATGGCGGGTCGTGGCGACTGCCCGGACGATTACTGCGGTTACGAGCCTAATCAGACCGAGGGGATGGATCCCAAAGAGCGTGCAGCCTATATGCCGGTGACGGACACCGAAACCTACCCCGACGCCATGAAGCCGGCCTGGGGCAACGACGGACTTTCGCAAGGCATCTCATCTGCCGAGTTTCTGACCGGTGAGCAGTGGGGCAACTGGGATGGCCGTCTGATTGTTGGTTTTATGGGCATCGGTTTCGGAGGCACTTCTGTAGGGCAGCGCATTAACCTGATCGATATTGCCGAGGATGGTCTTTCGGTCAATGACGTTGCTGAGATGCCGCTGCCCATGGGGGCGGCCCGCTTCCGGTCGATAGTGCTGGGCCCGGAGGGAGATCTTTATACCGCAGTTGATGAAGGCAGTATTTACCGCATCACACCGGAGTGA
- a CDS encoding amino acid ABC transporter ATP-binding protein, whose translation MIHLSAVGKRFGKHQVLTDINLDVHHSEVVCLIGPSGSGKSTLLRSMAFLEEYDEGEIHIEGRLLGWEIDDRGRRQHAGRTRLNQARRNLGIVFQQFNLWPHMTALGNVTEALVRVRRLKRSEAEKRAMEVLDKVGLAEKAKEYPARLSGGQQQRVAIARALAMEPKIMLFDEPTSALDPELVGEVLAVMKQLALEGMTMVVVTHEMGFAAQVADTVVFLDQGSIVTRGTPSEVFRDTQHPRLRQFLQNYLDRNAFWHTTTEQAN comes from the coding sequence ATTATTCATCTTTCCGCCGTTGGCAAGCGCTTCGGCAAACATCAGGTACTCACTGATATCAACCTGGATGTGCATCACTCAGAGGTGGTCTGCCTGATTGGCCCATCGGGGTCGGGTAAAAGTACGCTTCTGCGCAGCATGGCCTTTCTTGAAGAGTATGACGAAGGGGAGATTCATATCGAGGGGCGCCTACTCGGCTGGGAAATTGATGACCGGGGGCGCCGCCAGCACGCCGGGCGCACCCGCCTCAATCAGGCCCGGCGCAATCTTGGCATCGTTTTTCAGCAGTTCAACTTATGGCCACATATGACAGCGCTGGGCAATGTCACCGAGGCCCTGGTAAGAGTGCGTCGGCTCAAGCGCAGCGAAGCTGAAAAACGCGCTATGGAAGTGCTCGACAAGGTTGGCCTGGCAGAGAAGGCCAAGGAGTACCCCGCACGGCTTTCCGGCGGCCAACAGCAGCGCGTGGCCATTGCCCGGGCACTAGCGATGGAGCCCAAGATTATGCTCTTCGATGAGCCTACCTCAGCACTCGACCCTGAGCTGGTGGGCGAGGTATTGGCAGTGATGAAACAGCTCGCTCTTGAAGGCATGACCATGGTAGTAGTGACTCATGAGATGGGCTTTGCCGCCCAAGTTGCTGACACCGTCGTCTTCCTTGATCAAGGCAGTATCGTTACCCGTGGTACGCCCAGCGAAGTATTCCGCGACACCCAGCATCCCCGCCTGCGCCAGTTTTTACAGAACTATCTTGACCGCAACGCCTTCTGGCATACCACAACGGAGCAAGCGAACTAA
- a CDS encoding L-carnitine dehydrogenase, with translation MSRLAVIGTGVIGNGWIARALAQGWDVVAFDPDPSAPTRTRAFIDNAWPSLTQLGLSPNASPERLTFVATIEEAVSGADLIQENVPERLPLKQETLAAIDAAATPDVIIGSSTSGFKPSDLQRNCRQAPGRVIVAHPFNPVYLLPLVELVGGESTQTAQIATAQKLYQALAMRPLVVRREIEGHIADRLMEALWREALHLVNDGVATTEEIDAAVVYGCGLRWPLMGTFLTFHLAGGEPGMRHMLEQFGPALKLPWTKLEAPELTDELIDKVVEGCEHQAAGRSVATLDRRRDDFLVELLEVVHKYWPEAEGLEGRI, from the coding sequence ATGAGCCGTTTAGCCGTGATTGGTACCGGCGTGATTGGCAATGGCTGGATTGCCCGCGCCCTCGCCCAAGGCTGGGACGTGGTTGCGTTTGATCCAGACCCATCAGCACCTACGCGCACCCGTGCATTTATCGACAACGCCTGGCCTTCGTTAACCCAGCTAGGCCTGTCACCTAATGCCAGCCCTGAGCGGCTAACGTTTGTGGCTACAATAGAAGAGGCCGTGAGCGGCGCTGATCTGATTCAGGAGAACGTGCCCGAGCGGCTACCGCTTAAGCAAGAAACTCTGGCCGCCATTGATGCCGCTGCCACGCCGGACGTTATCATTGGCTCGTCGACTTCTGGCTTTAAACCCAGTGATCTACAGCGGAACTGCCGCCAAGCGCCTGGTCGCGTGATCGTCGCTCACCCCTTCAACCCGGTGTATTTACTACCGCTGGTGGAGCTTGTGGGCGGCGAATCAACCCAGACCGCCCAGATTGCCACCGCCCAGAAACTCTATCAGGCCCTCGCCATGCGGCCGTTAGTGGTTCGCCGAGAAATAGAGGGCCATATCGCCGACCGCTTAATGGAAGCGCTATGGCGGGAAGCCCTGCATCTGGTCAACGATGGGGTGGCCACCACCGAAGAGATCGATGCGGCGGTGGTTTACGGCTGTGGGCTGCGCTGGCCGTTGATGGGCACTTTCTTGACCTTCCACCTGGCGGGCGGCGAGCCCGGCATGCGCCATATGCTGGAGCAGTTCGGCCCGGCGTTAAAACTGCCCTGGACCAAACTGGAAGCCCCAGAACTCACCGACGAACTGATTGATAAAGTGGTAGAAGGCTGTGAACATCAAGCCGCGGGTCGTTCAGTGGCCACGCTTGACCGCCGCCGGGATGACTTCCTGGTCGAGCTGCTTGAAGTGGTGCATAAGTACTGGCCAGAAGCCGAAGGCTTGGAGGGACGCATTTAA
- the hutC gene encoding histidine utilization repressor — MKKTDTDSVATPKALYLQAKQFVLERTASGFWKPGDMIPSENQLVNELGMSRMTINRALRELTNEGYLERTSGVGTFIAERKPHSNLLQIANIADEIISRGHRYHCEVLELGRVAAPFTIASALELTTGSSVYHLRCVHYEEDLAVQLEDRYVSPAMAPDFILQQFDDTLQPSRYLLNTIPVDEIEHIVDALLPSDEDAKALEIDTNEPCLALMRRTWSASRVVTYVKFLHPSMRYRLGSRYPVDASSHAG, encoded by the coding sequence ATGAAAAAAACCGATACTGATAGCGTGGCCACTCCAAAAGCACTCTATTTACAGGCCAAACAGTTTGTACTTGAGCGAACAGCCTCAGGTTTCTGGAAGCCTGGAGATATGATTCCATCTGAAAATCAGTTGGTTAACGAATTAGGCATGTCACGAATGACGATAAATCGGGCTTTGCGGGAATTGACCAACGAGGGTTACCTAGAACGTACCAGTGGGGTGGGGACTTTTATTGCCGAGCGCAAACCGCACTCCAATTTATTACAAATAGCCAATATCGCCGATGAGATCATTTCCCGCGGCCATCGTTACCATTGTGAAGTGCTCGAACTCGGTCGTGTCGCGGCACCATTCACCATTGCCTCAGCGCTTGAGCTAACGACAGGCAGTTCGGTTTATCATCTGCGCTGCGTTCACTATGAGGAAGACCTCGCCGTCCAGCTTGAGGATCGCTATGTTTCGCCAGCGATGGCCCCTGATTTTATTCTCCAGCAGTTCGATGACACGCTCCAACCTTCGCGCTACTTACTTAACACCATCCCTGTAGATGAGATAGAACATATCGTAGACGCACTACTGCCCTCGGATGAAGATGCTAAAGCGCTTGAGATCGATACCAACGAGCCATGCTTAGCGTTAATGCGTCGCACATGGAGTGCTTCACGGGTAGTCACCTACGTTAAGTTTCTGCATCCCTCCATGCGCTATCGGCTGGGTAGTCGGTACCCTGTCGATGCCAGTTCCCACGCGGGCTGA
- the hisC gene encoding histidinol-phosphate transaminase, with the protein MLPLDPSPLARREVRELEGYNAGLSSEQVGKRFGVSKIAKLGSNENPYGPSPQVATAIASAITDSGLYPDASCGLLRDALAARLKVAPERLVFGNGSEDLIAILCRVFLDHGDTLVTITPAFGLHTLYPHSLGAHIHAVPMLDGGRFDIDGLLEALIEPPRMLMFSSPSNPVGSTLSANQLDQLLNALTPATLLVFDEAYYEYAQASPDYPDVLARLSQQETPWIVLRTFSKAYALAGLRLGYGIVSSPVLADLIDRLRTPFNVNRLAQVAALAALQDETHLNTGLEETIRERERVTKALRDMHLTVVSSRANFLFFKTDQTSDALHETLLTHGVIVKPWREPGYTHWVRVSIGSREQNDQFLAALSALLSPVALSHNHDTF; encoded by the coding sequence ATGCTGCCTCTCGACCCCTCTCCTCTCGCGCGCCGGGAAGTTCGCGAACTCGAAGGCTACAATGCAGGGCTTTCCAGCGAGCAGGTAGGCAAGCGCTTTGGTGTGTCAAAAATTGCCAAACTCGGTAGCAATGAAAACCCGTATGGCCCCTCACCCCAGGTAGCCACCGCCATCGCTAGCGCTATCACCGATAGTGGCCTTTACCCTGACGCCTCCTGTGGCCTGTTACGGGATGCGCTCGCGGCACGTCTCAAGGTTGCACCCGAGCGGCTGGTATTTGGAAATGGCTCAGAAGATCTGATTGCGATTTTGTGCCGGGTGTTTCTTGATCACGGTGACACCTTGGTCACTATCACACCTGCTTTTGGTCTGCATACGCTATATCCGCACTCGCTTGGTGCGCATATTCACGCCGTACCCATGTTAGATGGCGGACGTTTCGATATTGATGGGCTGCTTGAAGCGCTCATTGAGCCGCCACGTATGCTGATGTTCTCTTCACCTTCCAATCCGGTGGGCAGCACGCTATCAGCCAATCAGTTAGATCAACTGCTTAATGCGTTAACACCCGCCACCCTACTCGTCTTCGACGAGGCCTATTACGAGTACGCCCAGGCGAGTCCCGACTACCCGGATGTACTGGCTCGACTATCCCAACAGGAAACACCATGGATCGTTTTGCGCACCTTCTCAAAAGCCTACGCCCTGGCAGGATTACGCCTGGGCTATGGCATTGTGAGTAGTCCCGTGCTTGCCGACCTGATTGATCGCCTACGCACGCCATTTAACGTCAACCGTCTCGCTCAAGTGGCAGCACTTGCGGCACTGCAGGATGAAACTCACCTAAATACGGGGCTTGAAGAGACCATTCGCGAACGCGAGCGTGTTACCAAGGCGCTTAGAGACATGCATCTAACGGTAGTGTCTTCTCGGGCTAACTTCCTGTTTTTCAAAACAGATCAGACATCAGACGCCTTGCATGAAACACTGCTTACTCACGGAGTGATCGTTAAACCATGGCGTGAGCCGGGATACACCCACTGGGTGCGGGTCTCGATAGGTAGCCGCGAGCAAAACGACCAGTTTCTAGCAGCGCTATCTGCCTTACTGTCACCAGTCGCATTGAGTCATAACCATGATACTTTCTGA
- a CDS encoding 3-keto-5-aminohexanoate cleavage protein, translated as MNRNVILTCAVTGAGDTTAKNPNVPVTPKAIAASCIEAARAGASIAHIHVRDPETGGISHSTDHFREVMERVREADVDIVMNITAGGGGDWIPDATDPTRGGPGTDIQTPAERHAPVGELLPELCTLDCGSLNFGDMVYVNPADWLREHARLVQAAGVKPELECFDLGHVWFARQLQQEGLIDDDPLYQLCLGIPWGAEADTETMLAMRNKLPENANWAAFGIGRHQMPMVAQAVLLGGHARVGLEDNLFLEKGVLATNGQLVEKASTIIENLGARVMTPAETRAHLRLRDPELRAPAGGDA; from the coding sequence ATGAACCGCAATGTCATCCTCACCTGTGCCGTCACTGGCGCAGGTGATACCACCGCAAAAAATCCCAATGTGCCTGTTACACCCAAGGCTATCGCCGCTTCCTGCATTGAAGCGGCCCGTGCCGGGGCTAGCATCGCGCATATCCACGTTCGCGACCCGGAGACCGGCGGCATTAGCCATTCGACCGACCATTTCCGCGAGGTGATGGAGCGCGTACGCGAGGCCGATGTGGATATTGTGATGAACATCACCGCGGGCGGCGGCGGCGACTGGATACCGGATGCCACAGACCCGACCCGCGGCGGCCCAGGCACCGATATTCAAACGCCCGCCGAACGCCATGCCCCAGTCGGCGAGCTGCTCCCCGAGCTGTGTACGCTGGATTGCGGTAGCCTCAACTTTGGCGACATGGTCTACGTGAATCCCGCCGACTGGCTACGTGAGCACGCCCGTTTGGTGCAAGCCGCAGGTGTCAAGCCGGAGCTTGAGTGCTTTGATCTGGGCCATGTCTGGTTTGCCCGCCAGCTTCAACAAGAGGGCTTGATCGATGATGACCCACTCTATCAGCTCTGCCTGGGCATCCCCTGGGGCGCCGAAGCAGACACCGAAACCATGCTCGCCATGCGCAACAAGTTGCCAGAAAACGCCAACTGGGCAGCGTTCGGCATTGGCCGCCACCAGATGCCCATGGTCGCTCAAGCGGTGCTGCTGGGTGGTCACGCACGAGTGGGGTTGGAAGATAACTTGTTTCTAGAGAAAGGCGTGCTGGCCACTAACGGCCAACTGGTCGAGAAAGCCTCAACCATTATTGAAAACCTCGGTGCCCGGGTAATGACGCCAGCGGAAACACGCGCGCATCTTAGGTTACGTGACCCAGAGCTGCGCGCTCCGGCAGGAGGTGACGCATGA